In Lacibacter sp. H375, one DNA window encodes the following:
- a CDS encoding YfbM family protein, which yields MSMIANLLRVTTSELEEYLKDSSLLESRIYNDETDEEDPNLVDIDQSWDGIVFLLTGNSFENNTHPLANVLFSDQVIDEEQDLGYGPGQYLTAEQVKELHAQIATISTEELKKRFDAGKMKEVGVFPDVWDNPDTVDYLIEYFETIKEVYALAAKNHEALITFIN from the coding sequence ATGAGCATGATTGCCAATTTACTTCGGGTTACAACTTCTGAGCTTGAAGAATATTTGAAAGACAGCTCTTTACTGGAGAGCAGAATTTATAATGATGAGACTGACGAAGAAGACCCCAACTTAGTTGACATCGATCAATCATGGGACGGTATTGTCTTTTTATTAACCGGGAATAGTTTTGAAAATAATACACATCCTTTGGCGAACGTGTTATTCAGCGACCAGGTGATAGACGAAGAACAGGATCTTGGTTACGGGCCGGGGCAGTATTTAACTGCAGAACAGGTAAAAGAGCTGCATGCACAAATTGCAACCATTTCAACCGAAGAGCTAAAGAAGAGATTTGATGCCGGCAAAATGAAGGAGGTGGGCGTTTTTCCAGATGTGTGGGATAACCCGGATACAGTTGATTACCTGATTGAATATTTCGAAACCATTAAGGAAGTGTATGCACTGGCGGCTAAAAACCATGAAGCACTTATTACGTTTATAAATTAG
- a CDS encoding DUF2200 domain-containing protein encodes MKTTPEHDERIAKMIFASVYPHYVTKVESKGRTKKELHQVIEWLTGFDEKKLQTLIDERVTFETFFKKAKLNPNAQLITGMICGYRIEEIETPLTKQARYLDKLVDELAKGKKIEKILRVA; translated from the coding sequence ATGAAAACAACTCCCGAACATGATGAACGCATTGCAAAAATGATCTTTGCATCAGTATATCCGCATTATGTAACAAAGGTTGAAAGTAAAGGCAGAACAAAAAAAGAACTCCACCAGGTAATAGAATGGCTCACCGGTTTCGATGAAAAAAAACTGCAGACACTTATTGATGAACGAGTAACGTTTGAAACTTTTTTTAAAAAAGCAAAACTCAATCCCAATGCTCAACTCATTACAGGCATGATCTGTGGTTATCGCATCGAAGAAATTGAAACTCCCTTAACAAAACAAGCCCGTTATCTAGATAAGCTGGTAGATGAATTAGCCAAAGGCAAAAAAATTGAAAAGATATTGCGGGTGGCGTAA
- a CDS encoding serine hydrolase domain-containing protein has protein sequence MNIRTFRKVVSIVTCIAFCLISYCQRPDSLKIRAVDSLLNGSMKSMSIPGLSISVLKKGKVIYKKAFGYSNIELKSPSTIQSNYLIGSVTKTFTAVAAMLLWEQEKFKLDDDIGTYLPDLPSHWKPVTIRQLLNHTSGITTNLEKPDSFCKFNYTIENYTHRNVIEETACLPLRFAPGSKFEYSGRNYFLIGMLIEKLAGKPYEEFLRENIFLPLVMDKTSMINYEKLISNRADGYNLDNGIFINSQQMNPVIEFSDGGLVSTIEDLEKWMVGLKSGNVLKQATLDMMWSNPVLSDGKTAPYGIGFGLSPYNGQRRVGHTGGIPGYSSCITHFIDSDVIVILLSNTYHENYNVGLLGNRVAELFGK, from the coding sequence ATGAATATACGTACCTTCCGAAAGGTTGTTTCTATTGTAACTTGTATTGCTTTTTGCTTGATATCCTATTGTCAACGACCCGACTCTCTTAAAATTCGTGCAGTAGATAGCCTGCTCAATGGCAGTATGAAATCAATGAGCATTCCAGGTCTTTCGATATCGGTGTTGAAGAAAGGGAAGGTCATTTATAAAAAAGCCTTTGGCTACAGTAATATTGAACTAAAGTCTCCATCGACAATCCAGTCAAACTATCTCATTGGCTCTGTTACAAAAACATTTACAGCAGTTGCAGCAATGTTGTTATGGGAACAGGAAAAATTCAAGCTTGATGATGACATAGGCACTTATTTACCAGACCTCCCATCTCATTGGAAGCCTGTCACTATCAGGCAGCTTTTGAATCATACTTCAGGTATCACCACTAATCTGGAAAAGCCCGACTCCTTCTGTAAGTTTAATTATACAATTGAGAACTATACACATCGAAATGTCATCGAAGAAACAGCTTGTCTTCCTTTACGTTTTGCACCGGGATCAAAATTTGAATATAGCGGTAGAAATTATTTTTTGATTGGAATGTTGATTGAAAAGCTGGCGGGAAAGCCATACGAAGAGTTTTTGAGGGAGAACATCTTTCTTCCATTGGTCATGGACAAGACAAGTATGATTAATTATGAAAAACTTATTTCGAATAGAGCGGATGGGTATAATCTGGACAACGGTATTTTTATTAATAGTCAGCAAATGAACCCCGTTATTGAATTTTCCGATGGCGGGCTGGTTTCAACAATTGAAGACTTAGAAAAATGGATGGTTGGGCTAAAATCAGGTAACGTGTTGAAGCAAGCTACCTTAGATATGATGTGGAGTAATCCTGTCCTATCAGACGGTAAAACAGCACCATACGGTATCGGATTTGGATTGTCACCCTATAATGGACAGCGAAGAGTTGGGCATACCGGTGGAATCCCTGGTTATTCCAGTTGCATAACTCATTTTATAGATTCAGACGTTATTGTAATTCTGTTATCGAACACTTACCATGAAAACTATAATGTAGGACTTCTCGGTAACCGTGTTGCCGAGCTATTTGGCAAATAA
- a CDS encoding YqjF family protein → MSDKKTETKAFLTGEWRNLVMMNFVVPEHVLKPHLPNGVELDAFDGKCYVSFVAFHFLDTKVKGIGFPFHKDFEEINLRFYVKYPSAQGMKRGVVFISELVPKRMIAWIAKLIYQEKYSYSPIKSKIEQTNERYLTFEWGREREHELKVETAIQVKPIAKGSKEEFIFEHYWGYTSLSAFRTGEYKVEHPRWNIYPVNNFSYKIDFGKLYGEGFSFLNDKQPDSLFVAEGSEVSVYERTILK, encoded by the coding sequence ATGAGTGATAAAAAAACAGAAACAAAAGCATTTCTTACAGGCGAATGGCGGAACCTGGTGATGATGAATTTTGTGGTACCGGAACATGTATTAAAACCTCATCTTCCCAATGGAGTTGAGCTCGATGCGTTTGATGGGAAATGTTATGTAAGTTTTGTGGCCTTTCATTTTCTTGATACCAAAGTAAAGGGTATCGGCTTTCCGTTTCATAAAGATTTTGAAGAGATCAATCTCCGGTTCTATGTAAAATATCCTTCGGCTCAGGGAATGAAACGTGGTGTTGTGTTCATCAGTGAACTGGTGCCCAAACGCATGATTGCGTGGATCGCTAAACTTATTTACCAGGAAAAATATTCTTATTCTCCAATCAAAAGTAAGATTGAACAAACCAATGAACGTTACCTCACTTTTGAATGGGGTAGGGAACGGGAACATGAGTTGAAAGTTGAAACAGCCATACAGGTAAAGCCGATTGCAAAAGGCAGCAAAGAAGAATTCATCTTTGAACATTACTGGGGTTATACATCGCTGTCAGCTTTTCGCACAGGTGAGTATAAAGTTGAACATCCACGCTGGAATATTTATCCCGTCAATAATTTTTCTTACAAGATCGATTTTGGAAAACTTTATGGCGAAGGTTTTTCTTTTCTCAACGATAAGCAACCCGATTCGTTGTTTGTGGCCGAAGGTTCGGAAGTGAGCGTGTATGAACGTACGATACTCAAATAA
- a CDS encoding amidohydrolase family protein — MHKLFCYIPILLSVFSCKQSVTGDILIENVNVIDMEAGKIIPSQDVVITANKITNIVYHGDIDIHSNTVINGSNQYLIPGFWDMHEHMMRYQWYKSQMPLLRANGITGFREMWGDLTIATYVQSQIQNDSLPYFRFVASGHILDGKKAFWEGSIPVATKVAAIKIVDSLRNAKVDFIKTYSFLSPDVFYTIAERCKENKFPFAGHVPHTVWLTEASDAGMASMEHLYGFLTEACSNSDSAMALMKRSVAAFESGNKEERAKISLLFHSLVLNNFSEEKLITIAKRLRKNNTYIVPTLVTLRGQYFTNDTSFTNDPRLKYMSKETLEYWKEQTRNDLEKNTDIQWQNMRKRWQIEKQIMRILISEKVPIMAGTDADNPYAFPGFSLHDEMALYVECGMTPLEALRSAITVPVKFLKMSDSLGTIKKDKLADLVLLEANPLDDIKNTTKINTVIANGRLYDKKYINSILKK, encoded by the coding sequence ATGCATAAACTTTTTTGTTACATACCGATTTTACTTTCTGTCTTTTCCTGTAAGCAATCAGTTACCGGAGATATTTTAATTGAAAATGTGAATGTAATTGACATGGAAGCCGGTAAAATTATTCCTAGCCAGGATGTAGTTATTACCGCAAATAAAATAACAAACATCGTATATCATGGCGATATTGATATTCATTCAAACACTGTTATTAACGGCAGTAATCAATATCTCATTCCCGGGTTTTGGGATATGCATGAACATATGATGCGGTACCAATGGTACAAATCACAAATGCCACTGTTACGGGCAAATGGCATTACCGGGTTTCGTGAAATGTGGGGCGATCTTACTATTGCAACCTACGTACAATCCCAAATTCAAAACGATAGCTTGCCTTACTTCCGTTTTGTTGCGTCCGGACATATTCTGGATGGAAAAAAAGCTTTCTGGGAAGGCTCAATACCTGTTGCAACTAAAGTCGCCGCTATAAAAATTGTTGATTCATTGCGAAACGCTAAAGTAGATTTTATTAAAACGTATAGCTTTTTGTCGCCTGATGTGTTTTATACAATTGCAGAAAGATGTAAGGAAAATAAGTTTCCATTTGCCGGGCATGTACCTCACACTGTATGGTTAACAGAAGCATCGGATGCAGGAATGGCATCGATGGAACATTTATATGGTTTTTTAACGGAGGCTTGTTCAAATAGTGATTCAGCCATGGCACTTATGAAACGATCGGTAGCAGCATTTGAAAGCGGTAACAAAGAAGAAAGGGCAAAAATATCCCTACTTTTTCATTCCCTTGTTCTAAATAATTTTTCAGAAGAAAAATTAATAACTATTGCAAAGAGATTGAGAAAGAACAATACTTACATCGTACCAACTCTTGTAACGTTGCGGGGGCAATATTTTACTAACGACACGTCATTCACCAATGACCCAAGATTGAAGTATATGTCAAAGGAAACGCTTGAATACTGGAAAGAACAAACCAGAAATGATCTGGAGAAGAATACCGACATTCAATGGCAGAATATGCGAAAACGCTGGCAGATAGAGAAACAGATAATGAGGATATTAATTTCAGAGAAAGTTCCCATAATGGCAGGTACCGATGCTGATAATCCGTATGCATTCCCGGGCTTCAGCCTCCACGATGAAATGGCTTTATATGTTGAGTGTGGAATGACGCCATTAGAAGCCTTACGCTCGGCAATAACTGTCCCGGTAAAATTTCTTAAAATGTCCGATTCATTAGGAACTATTAAAAAAGACAAACTTGCAGATTTGGTTTTATTAGAAGCAAATCCACTTGACGACATAAAAAACACAACGAAGATAAATACGGTTATTGCGAACGGCAGGTTGTATGACAAAAAGTATATTAATTCAATTTTAAAAAAGTAA
- a CDS encoding SMI1/KNR4 family protein has protein sequence MTDFLKKYFHDTVDNVNKFNSPATDGQILQLENQLQIILPEDYKEFLQQTNGFKGLVNEFIVDFDSTDKIYQSTQDALAQFFPWAIYIGTNGGGEMFIIDKRQTPYQFGLLPNIADEKDFLPLGDTFAKFIQRLYNDTAFDKI, from the coding sequence ATGACTGACTTTCTCAAAAAATACTTTCACGATACAGTCGATAATGTAAATAAATTTAACTCACCTGCAACAGATGGACAGATTTTGCAGTTAGAAAATCAATTGCAAATAATTCTGCCAGAAGATTACAAAGAATTTCTGCAACAGACAAACGGGTTTAAAGGACTCGTAAACGAATTCATTGTAGACTTTGACTCGACTGACAAAATCTACCAAAGCACGCAGGATGCTTTGGCTCAATTTTTTCCTTGGGCTATTTATATAGGCACGAACGGTGGCGGAGAAATGTTTATTATTGACAAGCGACAAACTCCTTATCAATTTGGGCTTTTACCCAACATTGCGGACGAGAAGGATTTTCTTCCGTTGGGCGACACGTTTGCAAAGTTTATTCAACGGCTTTATAATGACACAGCGTTTGACAAAATATAG
- a CDS encoding NAD(P)/FAD-dependent oxidoreductase, protein MKLIILGGGFGGLRLANLLSNKEGIDITLIDRFNYHQFQPLFYQVATAGLDASNISFPLRKAFQKSKNVRIRMAEVERIDTVAKQVITNEDTYTYDYLVIATGVSTNFFGNKNLEEHAFPMKSTVEALQLRHKLIHNFEDALHADNKDELQRLMNVVVVGGGPTGVELSGAIAEMKKYVLPKDYPELDFSMMNIYLLEGTGKTLAAMSEQSSAHSLNYLQRLGVTVMTNSLLQDYDGENVTLKDGTSIPSKLVIWAAGIKGNIPAGIDPSLIARGNRIKVDEFNFVQGLNNVFAIGDIAYMEEEQFPNGHPQVAPVAIQQATLLAANLLNLRQGKIAKAFRYKDKGAMATVGRNLAVVDVPKPKLHFGGFFAWLIWMGLHLMLILGVKNRFFVFTNWLYNYFTYDQSLRLIFKEFYRREGEEKGIGN, encoded by the coding sequence ATGAAACTCATCATACTCGGTGGCGGCTTCGGTGGTTTACGGTTAGCGAATCTTCTCAGCAATAAAGAAGGGATCGACATTACTCTCATTGACAGGTTTAACTATCACCAGTTTCAACCTTTGTTTTACCAGGTGGCAACAGCAGGGCTAGATGCATCGAACATTTCGTTCCCTCTACGTAAAGCTTTTCAAAAAAGTAAGAATGTGCGTATCCGTATGGCAGAAGTGGAGCGTATTGATACAGTTGCCAAACAAGTGATCACAAATGAAGACACTTATACCTACGATTATCTTGTAATTGCTACCGGTGTTTCCACCAACTTCTTCGGCAATAAGAACCTGGAAGAACATGCATTCCCAATGAAAAGTACTGTGGAAGCATTACAGCTGCGTCATAAACTCATACACAATTTTGAAGATGCATTGCATGCAGACAATAAAGATGAATTACAACGCTTAATGAATGTGGTGGTTGTGGGTGGCGGACCAACAGGTGTGGAACTGAGTGGCGCTATTGCTGAAATGAAAAAATATGTGTTGCCGAAAGATTATCCTGAACTCGATTTCAGCATGATGAATATTTATTTGCTCGAAGGCACAGGCAAAACTCTTGCAGCCATGAGTGAACAAAGCAGTGCACATAGTTTAAACTATCTGCAACGATTGGGTGTTACCGTTATGACCAATTCTTTGCTGCAGGATTATGATGGCGAAAATGTAACTCTGAAAGATGGTACAAGCATTCCTTCTAAATTAGTCATATGGGCGGCAGGTATCAAAGGAAATATTCCGGCAGGTATTGACCCTTCCTTAATTGCACGAGGCAACCGTATTAAAGTAGATGAGTTCAATTTTGTGCAGGGACTTAACAATGTATTTGCCATCGGCGATATTGCATATATGGAAGAAGAACAATTTCCCAATGGTCATCCACAGGTTGCACCCGTTGCCATACAGCAGGCCACATTACTGGCAGCAAATTTGCTGAATCTGCGACAAGGAAAAATTGCAAAAGCATTCCGATACAAAGACAAAGGTGCTATGGCAACTGTTGGTCGCAACCTTGCTGTGGTGGATGTGCCAAAACCAAAGCTCCACTTCGGTGGTTTCTTTGCATGGCTCATCTGGATGGGTCTGCACCTCATGTTGATCCTTGGTGTAAAGAACAGGTTCTTTGTGTTTACAAACTGGTTGTATAATTATTTTACTTACGATCAGAGCTTGCGGTTGATCTTTAAAGAGTTTTATAGAAGAGAAGGAGAGGAGAAGGGAATTGGGAATTAG